CGCGGTCGGCACCGGCGACCCCGACCGCGACGCCGCCGTGGTGGCGCACTTCGGTGACGGCGCCAGCAGCCAGGGCGACGTCAACGAGGCCTTCATCTTCGCGGCGTCCTACAACGCCCCCGTCGTGTTCTTCTGCCAGAACAACCAGTGGGCGATCTCGGAGCCGATCGAGCGGCAGTCGCGGATCCCGCTCTACCAGCGGGCGCTCGGCTTCGGGTTCCCCGGCGTGCGCGTCGACGGCAACGACGTGCTGGCGACGTACGCCGTCACGCAGGCCGCCCTGCAGCGCGCCCGCGAGGGCAGCGGCCCGACCCTGGTGGAGGCCTACACCTACCGGATGGGCGCGCACACCACGACCGACGACCCCACCCGCTACCGGCTCTCCGACGACGTCGAGCACTGGAAGCTCAAGGACCCGATCGCGCGCCTGGAGGTCTACCTGCGGCGCAACGGCCTGGTCGACGACGCGTTCGTGGCCGACCTCAAGGCCGAGGCCGACGACCTCGGCCACCGGCTCCGCGAGGGCTGCAAGGCGCTGCCCGACCCGAAGCCGCTCGACCTGTTCGCCCACGTCTACGCCGAGGAGACCGACGAGCTGCGCCGCCAGCGCGAGGGCTACGCCGCCTACCTCGAGTCCTTCGAGGGGAGCCACTCGTGAGCACGAAGATCACCCTGGCCAAGGGTCTCAACGCCGGGCTGCGCAAGGCCATGGAGGACGACCCCAAGGTCCTGGTCATGGGCGAGGACGTCGGCAAGCTCGGCGGCGTCTTCCGGATCACCGACGGCCTCCAGAAGGACTTCGGGGAGGACCGCGTCATCGACTCGCCGCTGGCCGAGTCGGGCATCGTCGGCACGGCCGTGGGGCTCGCGCTGCGGGGCTACCGGCCGGTCGTGGAGATCCAGTTCGACGGGTTCGTCTACCCGGCGTACGACCAGATCGTGTGCCAGGTCGCGAAGATGCACTACCGCTCCAAGGGCCGCTCCCCGATGCCGATGGTCATCCGGATCCCCTTCGGCGGCGGCATCGGCGCGGTCGAGCACCACTCCGAGAGCCCGGAGGCGCAGTTCGCGCACACCCCCGGGCTCAAGGTGGTGGCGTGCTCCAACCCGGTCGACGGCTACTGGATGATCCAGCAGGCGATCGCCTCCGACGACCCGGTGATCTTCCTCGAGCCCAAGCGGCAGTACCACGCCGACAAGGCCGAGCTCGACGAGTCGCTGGCCCCCGAGCCGCTGTTCAGCAGCCGGGTGGTGCGGCGCGGGACCGACGCGACGGTCGTGGCCTACGGACCCACGGTCAAGACCGCGATGGCCGCGGCGACGGCCGCCGAGGACGACGGCACCTCGCTCGAGGTGATCGACCTGCGCACGCTCTCGCCGCTCGACATGGGCCCGGTGATGGAGTCCGTGCGCCGCACCGGCCGGCTGGTCGTGTGCCACGAGGCCCACGTCAACCTCGGCCTCGGTGCCGAGGTGGCCGCGCGCGTCACCGAGGAGTGCTTCTACTCGCTCGAGGCGCCGGTGCTGCGGGTCGGCGGCTTCGACACGCCGTACCCCGCGAGCCGCATCGAGGAGGACTTCCTCCCCGACCTCGACCGCGTCCTCGACGCCGTCGACCGCTCGCTGGCCTTCTGAGCCGACCAGCCCCCGACAGGAGAGACATGTCCGAGTTCAAGCTGCCCGACGTCGGCGAGGGCCTCACCGAGGCCGAGATCGTGAGCTGGCGGGTCCAGGAGGGCGACACCGTCGCCATCAACGACATCGTGGTGGAGATCGAGACCGCGAAGTCGCTGGTCGAGCTGCCCTCGCCGTACGCCGGCACGGTCACCGCCCTGCTCGTCGCCGAGGGCGACACCGTGCCCGTCGGCGTGCCGATCATCGCGATCGGCGACCCGGTCGGGGCGCGTCCCGTCACCGCGGCCCCCGAGGAGGTCGCGCAGCAACCGTCCTCCGAGACGCCTCGTTCGTCGGCTCCTCGGCAACCGTCTCGAGGGGTCGACCTCAGCGACATGGACCTGTCCAACCCGGCCGCCAGCGGCGGCGGGGAGGGCGAGAGCCTGGTCGGGCGCAACAAGGCCGACCGCGGCCCCGTGCGCCGCCCCCGCAAGGGCTCCGCCTCGCCCGCCACGGAGTCCGCGGCGGCCACCCAGATGCAGCTCCAGGGCGCCTTCTCGCAGGGCGGCGCCCAGTCCGACGACGTCGTGGAGTCCGACGAGCCGGCCGTGCCGGCCCGCGAGGCGCCCGCCCCGGTGGTGCCCGACGCGTTCGTGCCGGCGCAGGCGCTGACCGGGGAGCGCGCCCGGACCCTGGCCAAGCCGCCCGTGCGCAAGCTCGCCCGGGACCTCGGCGTCGACCTGGCCTCGCTGGCGCCCACCGGCCCCCACGGCACCGTCAGCCGCGACGACGTGCAGGCCGCGGCGTCGCGTGCCAGCGCGGGTGCGGACGGCGAGCCGGCCGTGCGGACGTCGTACGAACCGGTCGCGGGGGCGGCCGGTCCGCACGACGTCCCGGCCGGTCGCGAGGTCCGCGAGCCGATCAGGGGCGTGCGCAGGATGATGGGCCAGGCGATGGTCCGGTCGGCGTTCAGCGCCCCCCACGTGACCGAGTGGATCACCGTCGACGTCACGCGCACCACGGAGCTGGTCGAGCGGCTGCGTGGCCACCGCGAGTTCCGCGACGTCAAGGTCAGCCCGCTGCTAATGCTGGCCCGGGCGGCCGTGCTGGCCGTGCGGCGCACGCCCGAGATCAACTCGACCTGGGACGAGCAGGCGCAGGAGGTGGTCTACAAGTCCTACGTCAACCTCGGCATCGCCGCCGCCACCCCGCGCGGGCTCGTCGTGCCCAACGTCAAGGACGCCGACCGGCTCTCGCTGCGCGAGCTCGCCGAGGCGCTGGCCGCGCTCACCGCGACCGCCCGCGAGGGCCGCACCCAGCCGGCCGAGATGAGCGGCGGCACCTTCACCATCACCAACGTCGGCGTCTTCGGCGTCGACGCGGGCACGCCCATCATCAACCCGGGCGAGTCCGCGATCCTGTGCTTCGGCGCGACCAGGCGGCAGCCCTGGGTGGTCGGCACCGGCGCCGACGAGCGGCTGGAGATCCGCGACGTGTGCACGCTGGCGCTGTCCTTCGACCACCGCCACGTCGACGGCCAGGCCGGCTCGCGCTTCCTCGCCGACGTCGCCTCGGTCATGGAGGACCCCGCCAACGCCCTGCTCCTCTAGGTCTCGCGGGCACCGGGTCCGCCTGCCCCCGAGAGACGGGTAGTCCGCGACGTTCGGCATGTCAGAAGCCCGCTGGGGGGTGCCGAACGTCGCGGACTACCGATTCCTCGCCGCGCGCGACACCACCGTGACACCACTGACCCTTGACGTGACACCACAGTGGTGTCACAGTGGTGCGCATGGAGATCACCCCGTTCGTCGACCGGTTGCGCGAGGACCTCGCGCGGTCGGCCGCCGCCACCGACGAGCAGACCCGGGCGGCCGCCGAGCGGCTCGCCTCGGCCCTGGACCCGGCGGTGCGCCTGACCCTGATGGAGGCGCTGTCGCAGGCGACCTCCGAGATCACCACCGAGATGCGCGAGGGCTCGGTCGAGGTGCGGCTCGTCGGCCGTGACCTCGACTTCGTGGTCGACCAGGACCTGCCGGTCCCGCCGAGCGCGCCGGCACCGCCCGCGCCCCCGCCGCCCCCGGCGGTCGACGACGACGTGGACGGCGGCACCGCCCGGATCACGCTCCGGCTGCCCGAGTCGGTCAAGACCCGCGCCGAGGAGCTCGCCGCCGGGTCCGGCCAGTCGCTCAACACCTGGATCGTCCAGGCCCTGCGCCGGGCCACCAGCGACACCGGCCTGCACATCGACGTCGACCTGCCCGAGGTGCCGTTCCTCGACGGCTTCCCGGGATCGCGGCGCGCCCGCGGCCAGCGCCGCATGACCGGCTGGACCTGACCCCCCGGGTCCGTCCGGTCCCACCCCCCCACCCCTGTCACGACACGGCACGGCCCCACGCCACGCGGTGCCGCGGACGAGCACACCCTCACGACGGGAGCACCGCCATGCACCACACCTTCGAGACCCCCCACCCGGTCGAGCTGCACGTCGAGCTCGGCAGCGGTGACCTCCGCACCGAGACGACCGGCACCACCGCGACCACCACCGTCGAGGTGACCGGCCCCCGCGCCGAGGAGTTCGTCGTCGAGCAGTCAGGCGACCAGGTCACGGTCGTGGCCCCCCACGGTCGCGGCGTCTTCGGGCCCAGCCACGCCCACCGCGTCCGCGTCGGCCTGCCGCCCGGCAGCTCGCTCTCGACCAGGACCGGGTCGGCCGACACCACGGCACGGGGCGACTACGCGCTCGTCCGGCTCCGCTCGGGCTCCGGCGACGTCGAGGTCGAGCAGGTGGACGGCCCGGCCGCCGTGGACAGCGGGTCCGGCGACGTGCGGCTGCACCGCGTGGGCGGCGACCTGCGCGTCAAGAGCGGCTCGGGCGACGTCTCGGTCGGCGAGGTCGAGGGCACCAGCGCCGTCACGACCGGCTCCGGCGACGTCCACCTCGGTCTCGCCCGCGGCCGCGTCTCGCTCAAGTCGGGCTCGGGCGACCTGCGGGTCGAGCGCGCCGAGTCCGACGTCGTGCTGAGTAGCGCCAGCGGCCGGCAGTGGGTCGACCACGCCGGCCCCCGGGACGACGCGGTCGCCACCGTCGTGACGATCACCTCGACCGCCGTCTCGGGCGGCCTGCGGGTCGGCGTACCTCCCGGCACCCCGGTGTGGACCGACCTGCAGGCCGTCAGCGGCCGCGTCAGCTCCGCCCTCGACAGCGTCGGCCGCCCCGAGCCCGGCCAGGGCCACCTCGAGGTGCGGGCCACCACCGTCAGCGGCGACATCCGGCTCGAGCAGGTGACGGCATGAGCATGGCGATGTTCGAGACCGGCGGGCCGACCCGGCGGCTGGTGCCCGAGGACCTGCCCGCCCGTCGCCGACGCCCCGGCTGGGTGCCCGGCACCCGCACGAGCCGCCGCCGGACCGGCTAGCCCACGACGACCCGCACGGACGCCACCGGTTGGCGCCCCGCCCGGCCTTCGTGCCAGGGTCTCCGTGTGGAGACCTCGGGCGGGGAGGACGCCGGGGCGGACCTGGGGAGGGGCACGTGGAGGGACGAGGAGCACGGGTCGAGGTCAGCGGGCTGACCAAGAGGTTCGGTGGGTTCACCGCGGTGGACGACCTGAGCTTCGTGGTGGAGCCCGGACGCATCACGGGCTTCCTGGGCCCCAACGGCGCCGGCAAGACGACCACGCTGCGGATGGCGCTGGGTCTGGTGCGGCCGACGGCGGGCCGGGTCACCATCGACGGCCAGGCGTACGTCGACCTCGCCGATCCCCTCGGCACCGTCGGTGCGGCCCTCGAGGCGACGAGCTTCCACCCCGGCCGCTCGGGCCGGGACCACCTGCGGGTGCTGGCCGCCACGGCGGGGATCGCGACCACCCGGGTCGACGAGCTGCTCGAGCTGACCGGCATCCCGGCCTTCGCGCGCCGCCGGGCCGGCGCCTACTCGATGGGCATGCGGCAGCGGCTCGCGCTGGCTGCGGCG
This genomic interval from Nocardioides scoriae contains the following:
- a CDS encoding DUF4097 family beta strand repeat-containing protein, with the protein product MHHTFETPHPVELHVELGSGDLRTETTGTTATTTVEVTGPRAEEFVVEQSGDQVTVVAPHGRGVFGPSHAHRVRVGLPPGSSLSTRTGSADTTARGDYALVRLRSGSGDVEVEQVDGPAAVDSGSGDVRLHRVGGDLRVKSGSGDVSVGEVEGTSAVTTGSGDVHLGLARGRVSLKSGSGDLRVERAESDVVLSSASGRQWVDHAGPRDDAVATVVTITSTAVSGGLRVGVPPGTPVWTDLQAVSGRVSSALDSVGRPEPGQGHLEVRATTVSGDIRLEQVTA
- a CDS encoding alpha-ketoacid dehydrogenase subunit beta, which gives rise to MSTKITLAKGLNAGLRKAMEDDPKVLVMGEDVGKLGGVFRITDGLQKDFGEDRVIDSPLAESGIVGTAVGLALRGYRPVVEIQFDGFVYPAYDQIVCQVAKMHYRSKGRSPMPMVIRIPFGGGIGAVEHHSESPEAQFAHTPGLKVVACSNPVDGYWMIQQAIASDDPVIFLEPKRQYHADKAELDESLAPEPLFSSRVVRRGTDATVVAYGPTVKTAMAAATAAEDDGTSLEVIDLRTLSPLDMGPVMESVRRTGRLVVCHEAHVNLGLGAEVAARVTEECFYSLEAPVLRVGGFDTPYPASRIEEDFLPDLDRVLDAVDRSLAF
- the pdhA gene encoding pyruvate dehydrogenase (acetyl-transferring) E1 component subunit alpha, with translation MSQPSAFGPDLVEVFGPSQRDGGPDLVQLLTPEGERVHHPEFDLDFPADQLRGMYRDMVLTRRIDTEATALQRHGELGIWAQLLGQEAAQIGAGRALRPQDYVFPTYREHGVAWCRGVDPLDLLGLFRGVDHGAWDPRENNFGLYTIVIGAQALHATGYAMGIQRDGAVGTGDPDRDAAVVAHFGDGASSQGDVNEAFIFAASYNAPVVFFCQNNQWAISEPIERQSRIPLYQRALGFGFPGVRVDGNDVLATYAVTQAALQRAREGSGPTLVEAYTYRMGAHTTTDDPTRYRLSDDVEHWKLKDPIARLEVYLRRNGLVDDAFVADLKAEADDLGHRLREGCKALPDPKPLDLFAHVYAEETDELRRQREGYAAYLESFEGSHS
- a CDS encoding dihydrolipoamide acetyltransferase family protein; protein product: MSEFKLPDVGEGLTEAEIVSWRVQEGDTVAINDIVVEIETAKSLVELPSPYAGTVTALLVAEGDTVPVGVPIIAIGDPVGARPVTAAPEEVAQQPSSETPRSSAPRQPSRGVDLSDMDLSNPAASGGGEGESLVGRNKADRGPVRRPRKGSASPATESAAATQMQLQGAFSQGGAQSDDVVESDEPAVPAREAPAPVVPDAFVPAQALTGERARTLAKPPVRKLARDLGVDLASLAPTGPHGTVSRDDVQAAASRASAGADGEPAVRTSYEPVAGAAGPHDVPAGREVREPIRGVRRMMGQAMVRSAFSAPHVTEWITVDVTRTTELVERLRGHREFRDVKVSPLLMLARAAVLAVRRTPEINSTWDEQAQEVVYKSYVNLGIAAATPRGLVVPNVKDADRLSLRELAEALAALTATAREGRTQPAEMSGGTFTITNVGVFGVDAGTPIINPGESAILCFGATRRQPWVVGTGADERLEIRDVCTLALSFDHRHVDGQAGSRFLADVASVMEDPANALLL
- a CDS encoding toxin-antitoxin system HicB family antitoxin; the protein is MEITPFVDRLREDLARSAAATDEQTRAAAERLASALDPAVRLTLMEALSQATSEITTEMREGSVEVRLVGRDLDFVVDQDLPVPPSAPAPPAPPPPPAVDDDVDGGTARITLRLPESVKTRAEELAAGSGQSLNTWIVQALRRATSDTGLHIDVDLPEVPFLDGFPGSRRARGQRRMTGWT